A genomic window from Ruminiclostridium cellulolyticum H10 includes:
- the rpsI gene encoding 30S ribosomal protein S9, with product MAKVYYYGTGRRKKSVARVRLVPGEGKFSINDRSLDDYFGLETLKVIVKQPLTLTDTLTKFDVICKVIGGGFTGQAGAIRHGISRALLKADEELRPALKKAGFLTRDPRMKERKKYGLKKARRAPQFSKR from the coding sequence ATGGCTAAGGTATACTACTATGGTACAGGACGTAGAAAAAAATCAGTTGCAAGAGTAAGACTTGTTCCTGGAGAAGGAAAATTTTCAATAAATGATAGATCATTGGATGATTACTTTGGATTGGAAACATTGAAGGTTATTGTTAAACAACCATTAACCCTCACTGATACTCTCACAAAGTTTGATGTTATATGCAAGGTTATCGGCGGCGGATTTACAGGTCAAGCCGGTGCTATCAGACATGGTATTTCAAGAGCTCTTTTAAAGGCTGACGAAGAATTAAGACCAGCATTGAAGAAAGCTGGATTCTTGACAAGAGACCCAAGAATGAAGGAAAGAAAGAAATACGGTCTCAAGAAAGCAAGAAGAGCACCGCAGTTTAGTAAGAGATAG
- a CDS encoding DNA-directed RNA polymerase subunit alpha has product MIEIEKPRIECVSNSDDNTYGKFIVEPLERGYGITLGNSLRRILLSSLPGSAVNSIKIDGVLHEFSTVPGVVEDVTEIILNIKSLSLLVHGEGSKVIYIDANGEGPITAGDIITDQDVEILNPDLHIATLNGDHRFYMEMVISKGRGYVSADKNKQAGQPIGVIPVDSIYTPVKKVNYTVENTRVGQITDYDKLTLEVWTDGSINPDEAISLGAKILSEHLNLFVDLSDQAKHTEIMVEKEETKKEKVLEMTIEELDLSVRSYNCLKRAGINTVEDLTNRTEEDMMKVRNLGRKSLEEVLQKLQALGLFLAPSEE; this is encoded by the coding sequence GTGATAGAAATAGAAAAGCCTAGAATTGAATGTGTATCAAATAGCGATGATAACACTTATGGCAAGTTTATAGTTGAGCCTTTAGAAAGAGGCTATGGTATTACACTTGGTAATTCTTTAAGAAGAATATTGCTTTCTTCTTTACCCGGTTCTGCTGTCAATTCAATAAAGATTGATGGAGTACTGCATGAATTCTCTACAGTTCCAGGTGTAGTAGAAGACGTTACTGAGATAATACTTAATATCAAATCTCTTTCATTATTAGTTCATGGCGAAGGATCAAAAGTTATTTATATCGATGCAAATGGAGAAGGGCCAATAACAGCTGGTGATATTATCACTGACCAAGATGTAGAAATATTAAATCCTGACCTTCATATTGCAACATTGAATGGCGATCATAGATTCTACATGGAGATGGTAATTAGTAAAGGACGAGGATATGTTTCTGCTGATAAGAATAAACAGGCTGGTCAACCAATAGGTGTGATTCCTGTTGATTCAATATATACTCCCGTCAAAAAAGTAAATTACACTGTTGAAAATACACGTGTTGGTCAGATTACTGATTATGATAAGCTGACACTTGAAGTTTGGACTGACGGAAGTATTAATCCTGACGAAGCTATAAGTCTTGGAGCTAAAATACTTAGCGAGCATTTAAATCTGTTTGTAGATTTGTCTGATCAGGCTAAGCATACTGAGATTATGGTTGAAAAGGAAGAAACCAAAAAAGAGAAAGTTCTTGAAATGACTATTGAGGAGCTTGATTTGTCAGTTAGATCATATAACTGCTTAAAGAGAGCAGGAATCAATACCGTAGAGGACCTTACCAACAGAACCGAAGAGGATATGATGAAGGTAAGAAATCTTGGAAGAAAGTCTCTTGAAGAGGTTCTTCAAAAACTTCAGGCACTTGGGTTGTTCTTGGCACCAAGTGAAGAATAA
- the rpsD gene encoding 30S ribosomal protein S4, which yields MARYTDASCRLCRREGEKLFLKGERCYTDKCSVARRPYAPGQHGQGRKKMSEYGIQLREKAKVRRFYGVLEGQFSKYFEVASRRKGITGENLLQILETRLDNVVYRLGLGTSRPESRQLVTHGHFTVNGKRVNIPSYLIKVGDVIAVADNSKNSPKVKSIREIAGGKVIPKWLEFDEENLVGKVVALPAREDIDLPIKEHLIVELYSK from the coding sequence ATGGCAAGATATACTGATGCATCTTGCAGACTCTGCAGAAGAGAAGGCGAAAAGCTATTTCTCAAGGGTGAGAGATGCTATACTGATAAATGTTCTGTAGCAAGAAGACCTTATGCACCTGGACAACATGGACAGGGTAGGAAGAAAATGTCTGAATATGGCATTCAGCTTCGTGAAAAGGCTAAGGTTAGAAGATTTTATGGCGTTTTGGAAGGCCAGTTCAGTAAGTACTTTGAAGTGGCTTCAAGACGTAAGGGTATAACAGGTGAAAATCTGCTCCAAATCCTTGAAACAAGACTTGATAATGTAGTATACAGACTTGGACTTGGTACTTCAAGACCTGAATCAAGACAGTTAGTTACACATGGCCATTTTACAGTAAATGGTAAACGTGTTAATATTCCTTCATACCTTATAAAGGTTGGAGATGTTATAGCAGTAGCTGACAATAGTAAAAACTCACCAAAAGTTAAATCAATTAGAGAAATTGCCGGTGGAAAAGTAATTCCAAAATGGTTGGAATTTGATGAAGAAAATCTAGTAGGAAAAGTTGTTGCTCTTCCTGCAAGAGAAGACATTGACTTACCAATCAAGGAACACTTAATCGTAGAGTTGTACTCCAAGTAA
- a CDS encoding bL17 family ribosomal protein, which produces MPGQRKLGRATDQRKAILKNLTTALFVSGRIETTEARAKEVKNIAEKLITLAIKEADNFTSKQVKVSAAKVDSKGKKLTDTKTSKNGKKYFVVEREQKTDMVSVDNASRLHARRLIMNWVYRPTTADGKNINITDKLFDEIAPKYKDKKGGYTRIYKLGPRRGDAAEMVILELV; this is translated from the coding sequence ATGCCAGGTCAAAGAAAGTTGGGGCGTGCAACAGACCAGAGAAAGGCAATTTTAAAGAATCTTACAACAGCTTTATTTGTAAGTGGTAGAATTGAAACTACTGAGGCAAGAGCTAAGGAAGTTAAAAATATAGCAGAAAAACTTATCACTTTAGCAATTAAGGAAGCTGATAATTTTACTTCAAAGCAAGTAAAAGTAAGTGCTGCTAAAGTTGATAGCAAGGGAAAGAAACTTACCGATACTAAGACATCAAAGAACGGTAAAAAGTACTTTGTAGTAGAAAGAGAGCAAAAGACAGATATGGTATCTGTTGATAATGCTTCAAGACTACATGCTAGAAGACTTATAATGAACTGGGTATATAGACCAACAACTGCTGATGGAAAGAATATAAACATCACAGATAAACTTTTTGATGAAATAGCTCCTAAATACAAGGACAAAAAGGGCGGTTACACCAGAATCTATAAGCTTGGACCTAGAAGAGGCGATGCTGCAGAGATGGTTATACTTGAATTGGTTTAA
- the rpsK gene encoding 30S ribosomal protein S11 has product MATKTAGAKRTTRKRRERKNIERGAAHIRSTFNNTIVTLTDTAGNALSWASAGGLGFRGSRKSTPFAAQMAAETAAKAAMEHGLKTVEVYVKGPGAGREAAIRALQAAGLEVSLIKDVTPIPHNGCRPPKRRRV; this is encoded by the coding sequence ATGGCAACGAAGACTGCTGGTGCTAAAAGAACTACCAGAAAAAGAAGAGAACGTAAAAACATTGAACGTGGAGCTGCTCATATCCGTTCAACTTTTAATAATACAATTGTTACCTTGACAGATACTGCCGGAAATGCACTATCATGGGCTAGTGCAGGCGGACTTGGTTTCAGAGGTTCAAGAAAGAGCACACCATTTGCTGCACAAATGGCTGCTGAGACCGCTGCAAAAGCTGCAATGGAGCACGGACTAAAAACAGTTGAAGTATACGTAAAGGGACCTGGAGCAGGTAGAGAAGCAGCTATTAGAGCACTGCAAGCTGCTGGACTTGAAGTAAGTCTTATAAAGGACGTTACGCCAATTCCTCACAATGGCTGCAGACCACCTAAGCGCAGGAGAGTATAA
- a CDS encoding class I SAM-dependent methyltransferase: protein MNQHYFTENPESEIKEKRFTESICGSSLTFTSVSGVFSFETKIDRASENLIKNFTPSGMSVLDIGCGYGAIGLYIKSIFPQQNITMIDVNNRALDYTKKNAASNNLSVEALNSNLFTALEGRTFDDIISNPPIAAGKELNTRLITESYEHLSKNGALWLVAFHNKGGSTLKKVMETIFGNVTDVDKSGGVRVYKSIRK, encoded by the coding sequence ATGAATCAGCACTATTTCACCGAAAACCCCGAATCTGAAATAAAAGAAAAAAGATTTACAGAGAGTATATGTGGTTCTTCCCTTACTTTTACCTCCGTAAGCGGTGTTTTTTCCTTTGAAACAAAAATTGACAGAGCTTCAGAAAATCTTATTAAGAATTTTACTCCCAGTGGCATGTCAGTTCTTGATATCGGCTGCGGATACGGAGCTATAGGACTTTATATTAAAAGTATATTTCCTCAGCAAAACATTACAATGATAGATGTTAATAATAGAGCATTGGACTATACCAAAAAAAATGCCGCAAGTAACAACCTTTCCGTAGAAGCATTAAATAGTAATCTTTTCACTGCTCTCGAAGGAAGAACCTTTGATGATATAATATCAAACCCTCCAATAGCCGCCGGTAAAGAATTGAACACCAGATTGATAACCGAATCCTACGAACACCTTTCAAAAAATGGTGCACTATGGCTTGTAGCATTTCATAATAAGGGTGGTTCCACATTAAAGAAGGTTATGGAAACAATTTTTGGCAATGTAACTGATGTAGACAAAAGTGGCGGGGTAAGAGTATACAAATCAATAAGAAAATAA
- a CDS encoding amidohydrolase: MLLIYNGKIITMAEVDYENGYILTDNGKIIAVGNDLSDVKEQLKPDIHRIDANGGYVLPGLIDPHSHIGMWEDSVGFEGDDGNESTDPVTPQMRAIDAIYHADRSFVEAYESGVTTVVTGPGSANVIGGQFAALKTYGRCVDEMVVKHPVAMKVAFGENPKTVYNDKHQTPMTRMATAAILRESLFKAKEYQEVWEDYKKNPEEYDKPDFDFKMEALLQVLNRQIPLKAHTHRADDIITAIRVAREFNVDITLDHCTEGYLIKDILAEAGVPVIIGPMLSDRSKIELKNYNLKTPGILSKSGIKVAIMTDHPCMPEQHLCLSAAIAAREGMSEKEALRAITINAAEITGISDRVGSLEKGKDADIVIFDGNPLELKSTVQKTIINGVVVYERKQNE, encoded by the coding sequence ATGCTTTTAATATATAATGGAAAAATAATAACAATGGCAGAAGTTGATTACGAAAATGGATACATACTTACTGATAATGGTAAAATAATAGCTGTTGGCAATGACTTATCTGATGTAAAGGAACAGCTGAAGCCGGATATACATAGGATAGATGCAAATGGAGGCTACGTATTGCCGGGATTAATAGATCCACACAGCCATATAGGAATGTGGGAGGATTCAGTTGGTTTTGAAGGTGATGACGGAAACGAGTCAACTGACCCGGTAACACCTCAGATGAGAGCAATAGATGCTATTTACCACGCAGACAGGTCTTTTGTGGAAGCTTATGAAAGCGGCGTGACGACGGTTGTTACAGGCCCGGGCAGTGCAAATGTTATAGGCGGACAGTTTGCTGCTCTCAAAACCTACGGACGGTGCGTAGACGAGATGGTTGTAAAGCATCCTGTAGCAATGAAGGTGGCATTTGGCGAAAATCCAAAAACAGTTTATAATGATAAACATCAGACGCCAATGACTAGAATGGCTACTGCTGCTATACTCCGTGAAAGTTTGTTTAAGGCAAAAGAATATCAGGAAGTATGGGAAGACTATAAAAAGAACCCGGAGGAATATGATAAGCCGGATTTTGATTTTAAAATGGAAGCTCTGCTTCAGGTGTTGAACCGACAAATACCTTTAAAAGCTCATACTCACAGGGCGGACGATATAATAACGGCTATCAGGGTAGCCAGGGAATTTAATGTGGACATTACACTTGACCACTGTACGGAGGGCTATCTTATAAAGGATATTCTTGCAGAAGCAGGTGTCCCTGTAATTATAGGACCAATGCTTAGCGACAGGTCAAAAATAGAATTAAAAAACTATAACTTGAAAACCCCTGGAATTCTGTCCAAGTCGGGTATCAAAGTAGCCATAATGACTGACCATCCATGTATGCCTGAGCAACATCTGTGTCTGTCTGCCGCAATTGCTGCCCGTGAAGGTATGAGTGAAAAAGAGGCATTACGGGCGATAACAATAAATGCGGCTGAAATAACAGGTATCAGTGACAGGGTAGGTTCTCTGGAGAAGGGGAAGGATGCCGATATTGTAATATTTGACGGAAATCCTTTGGAATTGAAATCAACTGTACAGAAGACTATAATCAACGGTGTTGTAGTTTATGAAAGGAAACAGAATGAATAA
- the truA gene encoding tRNA pseudouridine(38-40) synthase TruA codes for MRKIRLTIEYDGTNYHGWQIQKNAKTVQEVIQKALSKLLGEDVGVTGCSRTDVGVHAYGQVAHFLTDSKIPGDKFSYAINNLLPDDIVIKNSEEVPEEFHARYSAKGKKYRYLIYNSPHASAIMRNRSCHVRPELNVAEMQKAAGYFKGEHDFLAFQATGGQVRSTVREIYGMEVYVKEDNMISIEVSGNGFLYNMVRIIAGTLIYVGMGKLHESEIPGIIAGLDRTKAGKTAPAQGLYLVQIYY; via the coding sequence ATGAGAAAAATTAGGCTTACTATTGAATATGACGGTACAAATTATCATGGTTGGCAGATTCAGAAAAATGCTAAAACAGTACAGGAAGTAATTCAAAAAGCACTCTCTAAGCTTTTGGGAGAAGACGTGGGGGTTACCGGATGCAGTCGAACTGATGTAGGAGTGCATGCATACGGACAGGTTGCACATTTTCTGACGGATTCCAAAATACCCGGAGACAAATTTTCTTATGCAATAAATAATTTGCTGCCCGATGATATAGTTATTAAGAATTCAGAAGAGGTTCCAGAAGAATTTCATGCCAGATACTCTGCAAAAGGTAAAAAGTACAGATATTTGATATACAATTCACCACACGCTTCAGCTATTATGAGGAACAGGTCGTGCCACGTCAGACCTGAACTTAATGTTGCTGAAATGCAAAAAGCGGCAGGATATTTTAAAGGTGAACATGATTTTTTAGCATTTCAGGCTACTGGAGGACAGGTTAGAAGTACTGTAAGAGAGATTTATGGTATGGAAGTTTATGTAAAAGAAGATAATATGATTTCTATAGAAGTTTCAGGAAACGGATTTTTGTATAATATGGTAAGGATAATAGCAGGAACTCTTATATATGTTGGAATGGGAAAGCTGCATGAGTCCGAAATTCCCGGAATTATAGCAGGACTTGACAGAACAAAGGCAGGGAAGACTGCTCCTGCACAAGGGTTGTATTTAGTGCAGATTTACTATTAG
- a CDS encoding energy-coupling factor transporter transmembrane component T family protein — MIRDITIGQYVPGNSLLHKADPRTKIILTFIMMIFIFLINTYWGYLLLTLFTAITVVSSNIPVKFVLKGLKPILFIVVFAGIINIFMIKGTVIWSWGFLSITYEGINVAIKMAIRLFLLIITASLLTYTTTPIALTDAIENLLAPLKRIKVPVHEIAMMMTIALRFIPTLLDETDKIIKAQSSRGADFDSGNMIERAKSFIPVLIPLFISAFRRADELATAMEARCYRGSEGRTRMKQLRFTRFDVLVTGITVVFMTWVILMEYVFF, encoded by the coding sequence TTGATAAGAGATATAACCATAGGGCAGTACGTGCCGGGGAATTCGCTTCTGCACAAGGCTGACCCACGTACGAAAATAATTCTGACATTTATAATGATGATATTTATTTTTTTAATAAATACCTACTGGGGATATTTATTGCTGACATTGTTCACTGCAATTACAGTAGTATCATCGAACATACCTGTTAAATTTGTTTTAAAGGGCTTGAAACCAATACTATTTATTGTTGTTTTTGCAGGTATAATAAACATTTTTATGATAAAAGGAACTGTAATATGGAGCTGGGGGTTTCTAAGCATAACATACGAGGGTATTAATGTAGCAATTAAGATGGCTATTAGACTATTTCTTCTGATAATTACCGCAAGCCTGCTGACTTATACTACTACACCGATAGCTCTTACGGATGCTATTGAAAACCTTCTCGCCCCACTCAAACGCATAAAAGTACCGGTTCATGAGATAGCTATGATGATGACTATAGCTTTAAGATTTATTCCCACACTCTTAGATGAAACAGATAAGATTATAAAAGCCCAGTCATCCAGAGGAGCGGATTTTGATTCAGGGAATATGATTGAGCGTGCAAAAAGCTTTATACCTGTGCTGATTCCGCTATTTATAAGTGCATTTAGAAGAGCTGATGAGCTTGCAACAGCAATGGAAGCAAGATGCTACAGGGGTAGTGAAGGAAGAACAAGAATGAAGCAGCTTAGGTTTACACGATTTGATGTATTAGTAACAGGTATAACTGTAGTATTTATGACATGGGTAATACTTATGGAATATGTGTTTTTTTAG
- a CDS encoding energy-coupling factor transporter ATPase, which produces MPIIIENLHYTYMGGGPFEKNALHDVNIKIDDGSFIGIIGHTGSGKSTLIQHLNGILKPTKGSVVINSIDTKQKNLKELRQQVGIVFQYPEHQLFEETVKKDISFGLLKQGLSQDEIDRRIISAMQSVGLDEDILEKSPFELSGGQKRRVAIAGVVAMKPQILVLDEPTAGLDPRGRDEIFGYITKLHNESNMTIILVSHSMEDIARLTERVIVMNEGTIFMDKPSKEIYAQPEQLEKIGLSAPQITYLMKKLKAVYPGINENIFTVEDAVKELVKFLNH; this is translated from the coding sequence ATGCCAATTATAATAGAAAATTTACATTATACGTATATGGGAGGCGGACCTTTCGAGAAAAATGCCCTTCATGATGTAAATATTAAAATAGATGACGGTTCGTTTATAGGAATTATAGGCCATACCGGCTCGGGAAAATCTACATTAATACAGCATTTGAATGGTATTTTGAAGCCAACAAAGGGAAGTGTAGTGATTAATAGTATTGATACAAAGCAAAAGAACCTAAAGGAGTTAAGACAGCAGGTTGGCATTGTATTTCAATACCCGGAGCATCAGCTTTTTGAAGAAACTGTAAAAAAGGATATTTCATTTGGTCTTTTAAAGCAAGGGTTATCACAGGATGAAATAGACAGAAGAATAATTTCAGCAATGCAATCTGTAGGCCTTGATGAAGATATTCTGGAGAAATCGCCTTTTGAGCTTTCAGGAGGGCAAAAGAGAAGAGTTGCAATAGCAGGTGTTGTTGCGATGAAGCCTCAGATTCTGGTATTGGATGAACCTACGGCTGGGCTCGACCCAAGGGGTAGAGATGAAATATTCGGTTATATAACAAAACTGCATAATGAGTCAAATATGACTATTATTCTTGTCTCACACAGCATGGAAGATATTGCCAGGCTAACGGAAAGAGTAATTGTGATGAATGAAGGGACTATATTTATGGATAAACCTTCAAAAGAGATATATGCACAGCCTGAACAATTAGAAAAGATAGGCCTTTCAGCTCCACAGATAACGTATCTGATGAAAAAGCTCAAAGCGGTTTATCCAGGAATAAATGAAAATATATTTACAGTAGAAGATGCAGTAAAAGAGTTGGTAAAGTTTTTGAACCATTAG
- a CDS encoding metal-dependent transcriptional regulator: MEEISKFHTVRGYQLLMQNKNLLTSSMEDYLEMIYRNSLTESYMRINTISELLNVAAPSATKMVQKLSKIGLLQYKKYGIIFLTDNGRELGKFLLDRHNIIESFLKNLGADEDVLVETELVEHSISAGTLSTLNMFNKFLSLNPELVQKFRDFCKQDIG, encoded by the coding sequence ATGGAAGAGATATCAAAATTCCACACCGTTAGAGGATACCAGCTTTTGATGCAGAATAAAAATCTCCTCACCTCCTCAATGGAAGACTATCTTGAGATGATATACAGAAACAGCCTGACGGAGAGTTATATGAGAATTAATACCATTTCAGAGCTTCTGAATGTAGCTGCTCCTTCTGCAACTAAAATGGTTCAAAAGTTAAGCAAGATTGGATTACTACAATATAAAAAGTATGGAATTATCTTTCTGACTGATAATGGGCGTGAGCTTGGTAAGTTTTTATTGGATAGACACAATATTATAGAAAGCTTTCTAAAAAATCTTGGGGCAGATGAAGACGTTCTCGTTGAAACGGAATTAGTAGAGCACAGTATTTCTGCCGGAACCCTATCAACATTAAATATGTTTAACAAATTTCTGTCATTAAACCCGGAATTGGTTCAAAAATTCCGAGATTTCTGTAAACAAGATATCGGATAA
- a CDS encoding Nramp family divalent metal transporter, producing the protein MLDESYSPTMGAQAESLSVGRVIRSNSKPAGKIRTILKFLGPAFIVSVAYIDPGNFATNISGGSKFNYNLVWVILWSNIMAIFLQSLSAKLGIATGYNLPQMCGRVFSRKVNWCFWVVAELAAIATNLAEFLGCTLGLYLLFRIPMEIAGLITAVLTFFIVYMGKYGQRVLEGIISVLVAVICISYTLEVFLAKPDWASAGLHVLMPSLPNGEAVMIAVGMLGATVMPHVIFLHSQLVQQRNKGLTDDQKKRHFKLERLDITIAMNIAFIINASMVIVSAAVFYRNGMVVETIEQAHRSLSPLLGAASSGAFGLALVASGLSSSVVGTMAGTTIMQGFVGLNINDNVTRLVTMLPAMVIIILGINPMQALVLSQVVLSFILPVAIIPMLLITKRKDLMGSLVNKPATNVVGWIITSVILVANAVLLVLTFSGGV; encoded by the coding sequence TTGTTAGATGAGAGCTATTCACCAACCATGGGGGCACAAGCAGAATCTTTGAGCGTTGGTAGAGTAATCAGAAGTAATAGTAAACCCGCTGGTAAAATCAGAACAATTCTAAAATTTCTTGGCCCCGCATTTATTGTAAGTGTAGCATACATAGATCCCGGAAATTTTGCTACCAATATAAGCGGCGGTTCCAAGTTTAATTATAACCTGGTATGGGTAATACTGTGGAGCAATATTATGGCAATATTCCTACAGTCCTTATCGGCAAAGCTTGGTATTGCTACGGGATATAATCTCCCTCAGATGTGCGGCAGGGTTTTCTCCAGAAAAGTAAACTGGTGCTTTTGGGTCGTAGCCGAACTTGCCGCCATTGCTACTAATCTGGCGGAATTTCTTGGGTGCACCCTTGGATTGTATCTGCTGTTTCGTATACCAATGGAGATTGCAGGATTGATTACCGCCGTACTTACTTTTTTTATTGTATATATGGGCAAATACGGACAGAGGGTTTTGGAAGGAATTATTTCTGTACTGGTTGCAGTTATATGTATTTCATATACATTGGAAGTATTTCTTGCAAAACCTGATTGGGCATCGGCCGGTCTCCATGTTTTGATGCCTTCGCTTCCCAACGGTGAGGCAGTCATGATTGCTGTCGGTATGTTAGGTGCAACTGTTATGCCTCATGTTATATTCCTGCACTCTCAACTGGTACAGCAAAGAAATAAGGGGTTGACAGATGATCAAAAAAAGAGACATTTCAAACTGGAAAGACTTGATATTACTATTGCCATGAATATTGCCTTTATTATTAATGCATCCATGGTTATTGTTTCAGCAGCCGTATTTTATAGAAACGGTATGGTGGTCGAAACTATAGAGCAGGCACACCGTTCGCTTTCACCTCTGCTAGGAGCAGCCTCAAGCGGTGCTTTTGGGCTGGCACTTGTTGCCTCAGGACTTTCATCCTCCGTGGTAGGTACCATGGCAGGTACTACTATAATGCAGGGGTTTGTAGGCTTAAATATAAATGATAACGTCACAAGGCTTGTAACAATGCTTCCTGCCATGGTGATAATCATCCTGGGGATAAACCCAATGCAAGCTCTTGTACTTAGCCAGGTAGTTCTCAGCTTTATTCTCCCTGTTGCAATCATCCCTATGCTGCTGATTACAAAGCGGAAGGATCTTATGGGTTCCCTCGTAAACAAACCCGCCACAAATGTTGTCGGCTGGATTATTACTTCTGTTATACTGGTAGCAAATGCAGTACTTTTGGTTCTAACATTTAGCGGAGGGGTATAA
- a CDS encoding energy-coupling factor transporter ATPase: MSNNMFEVENVTFSYKSYGEVNVDIPALEHVSTTIEKGDFVVILGRNGSGKSTFARLLNALLTPLEGKVIVLGKNTADEKNLWDIRSSAGMVFQNPDNQIIATTVEEDVAFGPENLGVEPFEIRKRVDESLQTVGIAEYKKSAPHYLSGGQKQRVAIAGILAMKPKCIILDEATSMLDPIGRKEVIGVLKKLNKEEGITIIHITHHMDEAAIANRLIIIDNGRIVLDGTPKEVFSNVDTVKNLGLDVPQVTELTYRLKDYGISVDKLPLTVEEAFDILKQM, translated from the coding sequence ATGAGTAATAATATGTTTGAAGTTGAAAACGTCACTTTTTCATATAAATCATATGGGGAAGTAAATGTTGATATTCCAGCATTGGAACACGTAAGTACTACAATTGAAAAAGGAGATTTTGTGGTAATTTTAGGCAGAAACGGATCTGGAAAGTCAACATTTGCACGGTTGCTCAATGCTCTATTGACTCCTCTTGAAGGCAAAGTTATCGTTTTAGGTAAAAATACCGCAGACGAAAAAAATCTTTGGGATATCCGTAGCTCTGCGGGAATGGTATTTCAAAATCCTGATAATCAAATAATAGCTACAACTGTTGAAGAGGATGTAGCTTTTGGGCCTGAAAATCTGGGTGTAGAACCTTTTGAAATAAGAAAGAGGGTTGATGAATCACTACAAACAGTCGGAATCGCAGAATACAAGAAAAGTGCACCACATTATCTATCAGGTGGGCAGAAGCAGAGGGTTGCTATAGCGGGTATTCTTGCTATGAAGCCCAAATGTATTATTCTTGATGAAGCAACTTCGATGCTTGATCCTATCGGACGAAAAGAAGTTATAGGAGTTTTAAAAAAGCTCAATAAAGAAGAGGGCATTACTATAATACACATAACCCACCATATGGATGAAGCAGCGATTGCAAATAGGCTTATAATTATAGATAATGGCAGAATTGTTCTTGACGGGACTCCAAAAGAAGTATTTAGTAATGTTGATACAGTAAAAAACCTGGGACTTGATGTTCCGCAGGTAACTGAACTAACATATCGGCTTAAGGATTATGGCATTAGTGTTGATAAACTCCCACTGACTGTAGAAGAAGCGTTTGATATTTTAAAACAAATGTAA
- the rplM gene encoding 50S ribosomal protein L13, whose product MKTFMAKPQEVERKWYIIDAEGKPLGRLASEVASIIRGKNKPIFTPHVDTGDHVIVLNAEKVLLTGKKLDQKLHRYHTLHPGGLKEIKYRHLMEKHPERAIELAVKGMLPKNSLGRQMYRKLKVYRGAEHNHQAQKPEVLDLNI is encoded by the coding sequence ATGAAAACTTTCATGGCAAAGCCGCAAGAAGTTGAAAGAAAATGGTACATTATTGATGCAGAAGGTAAGCCGCTTGGAAGATTGGCAAGTGAAGTTGCCAGCATTATAAGAGGAAAAAATAAGCCAATTTTCACTCCACACGTTGATACTGGCGATCATGTAATAGTACTTAACGCAGAAAAAGTACTTTTAACAGGTAAGAAACTGGATCAGAAGCTTCACAGATACCACACTCTTCATCCAGGCGGATTAAAGGAAATTAAGTACAGGCACTTGATGGAAAAACACCCAGAAAGAGCTATTGAATTAGCTGTTAAAGGAATGCTTCCAAAGAATAGTCTTGGAAGACAAATGTACAGAAAACTCAAGGTATACAGGGGAGCTGAACATAACCATCAGGCACAAAAACCTGAAGTACTTGATTTGAACATTTAA